The genomic segment AGGATGGTGGATGCAAAGCACTCCTCAGATATAGACTTCACAGAGGAGGTCACATCCGGGGGAAGCGCCTGCGGTTACATCATCGAAACCCCTGAGGGGAAGGTGTACCATGCAGGTGATACAGGACTATTTATGGATATGAGGGATGTTATAGGTGCCATTTACCGGCCTGAAATTGCACTTCTACCGATAGGGGACCGCTACACAATGGGGCCGGAGGATGCATCCATCGCCGTGGAATGGATAAAACCTGAAAGGGTGTTTCCCATGCACTACAACACCTTCCCGGTAATTGAACAGGACCCAGAGATCTTTGCTGAGATGGTAGGTAGAACCTCCCCTGACACAGAGGTCGTTGTCCTTGAGGTTGGGGGAGTCTATGAAGATTAATCATAAAGAAGTGATAAGGATGGCAAATTTTTTCACCAATTTCCTTGATAAACTGCTCGGAAGGAACAAGAAACTGAAGATAGGACTCTACGGTCACCCAAATTCCGGTAAAACAACTCTTGCAAACAGGATGTGTGAGGACTGGCTTGGAAAACCCCTTGGGCTGACCTCGGAGATACCCCACGAGACAAGAACGGTGTATAAACAGGAGAGAATCACCATAGAGAGGGATGGGGCGGAACTTGACTTTGACATCATTGACACGCCGGGAATAGCAACAAAGGTTGACTACAAGAACTTCCTTGAATTTGGATTGTCAGAGCAGGAAGCCAAGGAACGGGCTAAGGAGGCCACCAAGGGGATAATCGAGGCAATAAAATGGCTCGATGATGTTACCGGCGTACTCCTTGTCATGGATTCATCACAGGACCCTCTGACACAGGCGAATATAACAATAATAGGGAACCTTGAGGCGAGGAAGATACCCTTCCTCATAGTTGCAAACAAGATAGACCTTCCTGAGTCATCTCCAGAGAGGATCATATCGGTTTTCCCCCAGCATACGGTTGTCCCTATCTCGGCACTGCACGGTGAAAACACAGAGGACCTTTACATGCAGATGGTTAAAAAATTCAGGTGAGGGGTTAAAATGGATGGCTTGAAAATGGATTTTCTTTCATCAGAGGCTCTTGAGGATAAAAGCAGCATGGAAAAGATCTCAATGATCATAGACCGTGTGAAGGATGGGGACATACTGGTCCTGGAGGGAAGTCTTTCACCCTCAGAGGAGGCTGAACTCATAGAGACCACCATGAGGGAGATTGACATTGAAAACTTTGTGGGAATAGATATATACACCCTTGAGAAGGACGAGAAGGCATTCCTGGGACTCTCAAAGAGAAGGACAGTCGGACTCACCATAATAGGCCCTGCCAACGTCATGCGAACGGTTAAGAGGAAGTCAAACTTCCTCTCAATGATTGCAGAGATCGGTGATTCAGGTGCATCAGTGCATTAAGTGCGGGGAGAAGTTCAGGTCTTCAGAGGAACTAACAGATGGATGTCCAAAATGTGGAAGCAGGTACTTCAGATATGTGGCTGATAGGAGGGACCCTGAACCGGTGGGGGATCCCATTGAGACCATAATGGTCAGGAAGAACGGTATCTATGAGGTTAACCTCACATCTCTCCTTGAGGATGACTCCATAATAGTCTCTGATGAGGAGGGCAAATACTTCATTGACCTGAACTTCCTGCTCAAGAAGAACCTTAAGAGGAGGGTTAAATAACCTAATCTACTGTAACAATATCACCCTTTCCAGGTGGAAGGACCCTTACAATGTCTTCAAGCTGGAATAGATTCTCAGGATCAACCTTTGCCTTTATGGCCTTTGCAAGGGCCTCTTTTTTGGTGTAACCTGGTTTTACCACAACAAAATTATCCGTTCTTTTTTTCACCGCCGATGGGGGACCGCACATCACCCTCTCCCCATCATGGTCCACCACACCAACAGCCACCTTTAGGGGAACACCCCTTATGTAATTCCTGGAACCCCTTATGATGAAGGCCCCCCTGGCAACGAATTCCCCGGACCTGGGAGTCTTTGAAACCTGCTCCGGGCGGACCCAGTAGACATCCAGTGACGTAAACCCCCTGGTCCAGGCACTTGAAAATGAAGCTGCAAAAACCGCGGCTTCCTGAATGGTTTCTTCTGGTACCTCACGGCCCTCACTTTTTATAACCACCGAGGGGGCCCCATGGATGTCTGAGTGGAGGTATATGTCCCTGGGCTCCATGTGCCTCTTCACGACAATCTCGTTGGTTCCGGCGTCCCTTCCACCGATTACAAGGAAATCGTCTGATGAGATGAACCAGCGGAATTTTTCAAACCAGCGGAGTTTCCTCTTAACCCTCTTCTGCGGGACCATGATGTTTCTGAGGGCATCATCCCTTCTCTTCTCAACCCTCTCAATTTCTTTCTCTGTTTTCTCTATGGCCTGGAGGACACCCTTTATTTTTCTTTTGGCTTTCTTGGCCTTTTCATAGTAGACCTCTGCGTTCTCTGGAACCCCAAGCTTCGGGTCAATCCGTATCCTTTCACCGTCAATAAGGAGGGTCATGTTTCCCATTCCATCAATTTCCTGGATCATCTGGGCCTCTGCCATTCCCCTACTGCGGGCATCAGCTATTATCTTCCGTATTTCCTTCCAGGAGTATTTTTCACGGGCGTCCCTTATTGTTCTGAGCACATCCTCAACAGCCGAGTAGTGTGCATAGAGGAGGTCACCCTTTCTTGTTGAGGTATCTATTGTATCCTGGAATTTCTGGAGGGTCTCCCTCTGTATCCGGAGTCTTTTCCTGAATTTCTCAACCTCTTTCTCCCACTCGGCCTCATGGACCTTCCTGAGCTCCTCCCTGAATATTGAACTGAAGAACTCGTCTGCCGCCTCGTTGAAGCTTTCAAAGTACTCCCTCCCCCTGTCACGGTACACCATGAGTTCAATGGGGAGCACGTCGCCTTCACCGTTCTTTATGATGTGGGGGTTGAATTTGAGGTTTCTAAGCGGCTTGAAGAGTTCATTTATTGCAGACTCAATTTTTTCTATCTCATCTCTGTTCAGGGTGCTGGCTGCTCTATTCTTATCTAGACCGGACCTCAGGATGATCTCCTCTGCATAGAGTCCCCCAAACCCGTTTCTTGCAAGGGTCCTTATGAGGTCGGTGTCTGAGTTTTTCAGCATCTCCTCAAGTTCACTACTCTCATATCTGAGGGGGTGTAGACCCCTTGATGGGGGGTACTCGTACCTTTCACGGGACGCTATTCTCCTGTCACTCCAGGTTTTCCTTTTAAGTGGCAGTATTATTTCACCCTCCTGGTTCAGGAGTATTATGTTCCCCTTTGAGAATAGTTCCACCACGAGGGTGTATTTCTGTTCCTTCTCGATTTCTATCTCCACTATCCTGTCAAAGCTGTGCTGCCGGACCTCCCTTACGATTCCACCCCTGAGGTGCTTTCGGAGGAGCATGGGGAATGATGGGGGGATCTTTGGATTTTCAGGGGGATACTCTGTTCTGTGTATCCTTACACCTGCCTGCATAACCACATCAACCCTCCCCTCTCCGGGTACATGGAATCTGATTATTACAGTGTCCCTGAGGGGCTGATAGGCCTTATCCACCCTGGCACCCATTAGAATCTCATTGAGTTCCCTGGTAACTGCAAAAACATCAACGTTTGACATTGTCTTCATATTCAACACCTCGCAAGAAACAGAAGTCCGACGGCTTTAAGTATTTAATGATGGTATAATAATATCTTTCCATGGTTTGATGGAAAAGTTTTAAGACCATCAAGATACGAAAAACTCTCTGGAGGTTTTAATATGGATACTGATGCTAAAATGACTGCTCTTCATGTTCCTGCAGGTATAGTGGCGGCAGTGGTGTCATTTTACCTTTCAAATGGTTCAATAGCAGTTCTTGGAAAAAATCAGGCACTCGGCACCTTCGCGGGTCTTGTGATACTGTTGATTGTTGGAAATATTGCAGAAAGGTTATTCGGTAAGGAAGAGGTTGGGGGATTCAGGGGGTGGCTCTGGAGTGGTATAGTGCCATTTCTCTTCATCTGGTTCGTTGTATGGGCAATCCTCATAACTTCAACCACAATAACCCCATAGATTCCTCTTTTTCAGGCCCAGTAGAATATCCAGGCAAAGACGAATATAAGTGCAAGTACGAATATGATCGGAGCTATCACACGGCTCACAGCAACGATTGAACTTATGGTTGATACAAGCTCCGTTGAATTTGTGGGGCCGAGGGTGTGCAGACCCCTTATTCTGACGACCCTGCACCCTGCCTTCACCTCCTCAAGGTCCTCAACCGCCTCTGAAACTGCCTTTTTGATTTCATCTATAATCTCATCCCTTCTGTGTTTTCCGAGGGGGTTGTGGCCTCCTGAAAGGGTGTTCACAAAGTGGGTGTCGGTTGTCATCACCTCGGCTTCATCTATGTCCAGCTTCAGAAGTTCCTCCAGTATCTCGTCCCTGAAGCCCATGACCATGTTATTGGCGTCAAGGAGCACGTAGGCTGTCCTCTGTTCTTCTGCCTCAACCACCATGGCCATAACTCCGCTCTGTCCAATACCATCCTCCTTTGAGAGGCCATCCATTTTCCTCTGGGCACAGCCAACCCTCAGTTTGTGGCGGAGGGGAGGGCACTCAATGGAGTCCACCGCATCAAGGAGGTCGAACATTTCAGGGTTACCTGCAAGTATTCGGCCTGTTTCACCCTGGAATGAGTTGTGGCAGTCCACAACAACCACATTTTTTGATCCGCAGCGGCCCCCTGCAAGGTTCATCATTGAAAGGCCCACACCAAATTCTATGTCATCAAATCCATTGGGGGCCATTGTTGCAAGGATAAGCATGCCATCGCCAAGGAACTGGACGCCAATGGTGGCGCTGTTCCTGGTGTATCTTCTGAATTTACTGGCGCCCTCATGGTACTCCATACCATCAAGCGCCTCCCTGACGGCATTCTCAACCTTTTCCAGTTCCCTAACGGATACCGGGTTGAAGTCATGGGTCGAAGGACCATGGGCCACCATGGTGAATGTGTCAAATCTCTGAGAGAGTATGGTGGGCATGTTGGCACCGCCTATGGTACCTATTGGACCCGGGTGTACAGAGGGGCTTATGAAGAGGGCCTTTATATCGGAGCCCCTCTGGAATGCCACCACACCCACAAGGGTGTCCACGGGTTCACCGATCTCACTGAAGATGCTTTCAAGTTCAGGTGAATCCTCGGTTATATGTGAGAGAAAGAGGCTCAGGAACTCCAGTGAGCCGACTCCAAGGTTCTTTCTCATGGGTGACTCAACAACCATGACAAATGAGTAGATGGCGAGTATGAGCATCGCTGAGGCAACGAGGATCTTCAGTAAAAATCCTATCACACTGAAGTAGCCAATGTTTGTTGCAAGGCTCAGGAATGCCACAACGATGTTCATGCTCACTATGAGAACTGGTTGCACAGAGGATATCAGGGTCGAATTTGTGAAGTTTATGTTTGAGGTTCCCCAGATCACCAGGAGGCGGAAGGCGAATATAACAGCAGAGGCGAGGATTATGGAGTTGAGTATTAGGTCGCTCTGCATTATGGATGATGCCAGGCACCCCCCAAGGTAGATGAGGGAGAAAATCATCATGGAGAAGAATGCCAGGAACATGGACTGTTTCATCTTCATCCTTCTGCCACCCAGCGAGTTGACCCATGGCTGGGTGATGGCACCGGCCATTATTGATGAAAATCCAAGGACAAGCACCCCATTGGTTCCCCCATAGAGTGTGTCATGGAGTAAGCTTATCCCAGGAACCATATCGATTATAAAACCCACAGCACCCACAAAGAAGCTTATAAATATCATTGAGAGGAGTGATATTTCGGTTTTCGGGAGGGTCATGATGTACTTTGAGAGATCAGTCACATTCTTAGTGCTTGACATATTCTACCTCAACTAGTTCTGGGATCTACTGGAGAAAGATATTTAAAAATTTGATCCATATTAAATTTATTCGATAGGCATCACTCTTGGCATGCTCTGAAGTTTAACTCTAACATGATGAATGGTCCACGTCTTTCCGCATTGCATAGCACTGATTGCTCTATTCAGGTATGAGAGATGTTTTTATGGAGATAAAACTTAAAACACCACTTTCAGATGAGGTAACCGAACTTAAAGCTGGTGACATCGTTTACATCACCGGAAAAATATTCACGGCCCGTGACAGGGCCCATAAAAGGATAATTGAGCGGGGAGCCCCCTTTGATATTGAGGGCTCTGTGATATTCCATGCAGGGCCCATAATAAGGTTTGAGGGGGAACCTGATGTCAGCAGTGAGTCGATAATTGAACCCCCCGCACGACTCGTGGTTGTGGGGCCCACCACAAGCGGGAGAATGAACCCCTTCCAGCCAGAGGTTATAGATATGGGTGTGAGGGCGGTTATAGGTAAGGGTGGAATGGATGATAGAACGAGGAATGCCCTCAGAAAAAAAGGAGCTGTTTACCTTGCAGCCGTGGGGGGCTGCGCGGCACTCTATGGCTCGGCAGTTAAGGGTATAGCCGCAGTGCACTGGCTGGACCTGGGTGTGCCTGAGGCGGTATGGGAGCTGGAGGTTGAGAACTTCGGGCCCCTCATAGTTGCCATGGACTCAGATGGCAGAAGCCTCTATGAAACACCGGATGATGAATACGACCTTGAGGTTCAGAGGATACTCGATTGAGCTGTGTGTGAGTGGGATGTTTGATTTCAGCCTCCCGGAGCACATCAAACTCCATGGACTTGTGGACACCCATATCCACACAGCCCCCGATGTGAGGGAGAGATCCATGAATGACATTGAACTCGCTTCCGCCGCACTCAGGGAGGGGATGGAGGCTGTTGTGATAAAGAGTCACACTGAACCCACCTCAGGTAGGGCGGTGCTGGTCTCTGAGGTTACGGGTATGAGGGTCATTGGGGGTGTTACACTGAACACGTCGGTGGGGGGCCTCAACCCGGATGCGGTCCATGCCGCCGCCATGATGGGCGGAAGGTTCGTCTGGTTACCCACGGTATCGGCTGGAAGGGCTGAGGGCGACCTTGATGGCGTTCTTTCTGCTGTTGCTGAACATGACATGGTCCTGGGAACAGGGCACCTGAAACCCCCTGAGATATTCCATGTCCTTGACCTTGCCGCAGATTATGGTGTCGGTAAAATTATCATCAACCATCCACTGACGGGTGTTGTGGGTGCCAGTCTCGAGGAGCAGAGGGAGATGTCAAGGCGGGCTTACCTTGAGCACTGCCTTGTGGCCTGCATGCCACTCCATGATGGGCTTGACTTTGAACGCATAGCCGAATCTGTGAGGTATGTTGGTGTAGAAAGGTGCATAATGGCGACTGACTTCGGACAGGGCCACAATCCATCCCCCATTGCCGGGATGAAGCAGTTCATATACCTCATGGGGGAGCATGGATTCTCCCACTCGGATATAATGAGGATGTGCCGGGATAACCCCCTTGAACTGATATCCTGACGTTTCTAAGAAAATCAGATTGATATTAACGTTATCTTCTGCTATCAAAAATTATATATGAGAAATTGGATTAAGGGTGAAATCAACCTTTATAACTGTGCGAGTGATATGATGTCCGATAAAAAGATTGAGAATGAGCTTAAAAAGAGAATAAATCAATTTAAAAAGCTTTTGAAGAATGATGATGAACGTGAAAACTTCTATAACAATATATGTGGTTCCGAAATCCTGGTGAGGATTGAGATATTTCTTCCGTCAGGCAACCCTGAAAGATACTATGACGGGCTTTTCCTTTACCTCAATGATGAGGGGAGAATAGTGAATGCGGAGTACTACTACAATGAGGGCGGTGAGGGTGCCATCACGCAGCTCGACGATAAATCCCTTGAGGTTGTAAGGGAACTCTTTGAGGATGAACTATCACTTGAGATCGAATGATGCGGGGATTTTTTTGGGGACTTCCCCGGCCTTAAGAAACTTTAACTTTATTTATAATAACTTCAATAATTATTATGATTAAATTTTTTTAGTGGAGGATTCAATACCATGCGAAGTTTTGAAAAACTGACTTCCCTTAAGGAATACATTCCCATCAAGAAAAAGGAGGGCGGTGAAAAGAACATTGGCCTTCTTGTGGATGGGCCGAACATGCTCAGAAAGGAATTCAGCCTGAACCTGGACCTTGTAAGGAAGATAATGTCTGAATACGGGAATATGCGTGTTGGGAAGGTTCTTCTGAATCAGTACGCCTCTGATAAACTGATAGAGGCTATTGTGAACCAGGGCTTTACACCAATTGTCGTGGCTGGAGATACAGATGTCTACATGGCTGTTGAGGCCATGGAACTGATATACAACCCTAATATTGATATAATAGCCCTTATGACACGCGACGCTGATTTTCTACCCATAATAAACAAGGCAAAGGAAAATGGTAAGGATACAATTGTGATAGGTGCCGAGCCAGGTTTCAGTGCTGCACTCCAGAATTCTGCGGACCATGCCATAATCCTGAAACCAGAGAATGGCAGGCCAAGGAAGGGAAGGATCGCTGAGGAAACTGATTGAATGGGTGATGTGATGTTTCATGATCACCTGAATGAGGTTAAGCGCAGGGAACACGCCCTTCAGATAATCGGGGAGCGTATTGCCACTGAGGGTCGTGAGGGAATATATGACCTCACGGGTCTTTCAGGGGGTTTCCCCCTTGGAAGGGAGGATATTGGCCTCCTTGAGACGTACGTGGGGCCGGCTGTCTTTGAGGAGAGACTTCAGATAGCTGGCAGAGAGCACATGGGTGGTGAGATGATTGCCGCCTTTAACAGGACAAGCAGCGCAATACTTGCATCCATCCTGGAACTTGCAGAGCAGGGTTCACTGGTTGTGCACTACCTCCCGGAGCTCCCATCCCATCCCTCCATCCCGGCAAGCACCCAACTGGCAGCAGCCAGGTACCATGAGACAGATGACTTCACCGAGGATATACCCGAAGACACCTCCCTGGTGGTTGTGACAGGTTCGACAATGGACCACCGGGTGGTGGATGAATCGGAGCTCCAGCATGTAATTGAAAGGGCCCACTCGGCTGGGGTCCCGGTACTTGTGGATGACGCATCAGGTGCAAGGCTGAGGACGGTTCTATTTAACCAGAAGAGGGCATGTGACATGGGAGCGGACCTTGCAGTTACAAGCACAGATAAACTGATGCACGGGCCAAGAGGGGGACTTCTAGCAGGAAGATCCGACCTTATTGAGCGGATTAAATCAAGGGCCTACCGGTTCGGACTTGAGGCCCAGCCCCCACTTATCGCTGCAATGGTGAGGGCACTGGAGAGCTTTGACCCATCTGAAATTCTCAACACCCTTGAGCGGAAGGGGTACCTTCTTGAGGCTCTGAGGGACCTTAAGGTGGAGGAGACACCCACGGGGATAATGATAAAACCGGATTCGCTGGAGAAACTCTATGATTCCACATACACAGGTGATGAGATCGGTGTGGCCCTTTCAATGCTGCTCCTATCTGACCATGGAATAATAACCATACCCGCCGTGGGGATGCCCGGGGCATCAAAGACACTGAGGTTTGACCTGGCATCAAGGGACGCGGAGAGGCTTGAGCCTGAACTTCTGGGGGAGGCAATTGAGGACGCAGTGGATAAACTTTCAGGCATCATCAGGGACAGGGCGCTGATGGAGAAACTTATCTTCGGGTCATGAGGTTTTTTTTGACTTCATGCGCTGAATGATTTCTGAATTCCTGGAATAATTTTTTATTAAAAATGACATTCTTACATTTTCGCACAAGAAAAAAAACTGAAACGGGCATATCTGAACGATTCTGAGTTTATCATGGAGGTGTCAGGCTGATAGTTATTGATGGATCAGAGGGTGAGGGTGGGGGTGCCGTTGTAAGGGTTTCCATGGCCCTTGCAGCCCTGGAATCGCGCAGGATAAGGATATACAATATCAGGGCTCGCAGGCCCAGGAAGGGACTGTCACATCAGCACCTCACTGCTGTGAGGGCAATTGCAGAGATAAGCAATGGTAGACTCAGTGGTGATGAACTCGGGTCAATGGAGCTTGAATTTTCACCAGGACGTGTTGGTGGCGGGAAATTTGAATTTGACATAAAAACCGCTGGGAGCACAGGGCTTGTCCTCCAGGCCATAATGATAGCCTCCATAGCCTCCAGGGGTGAACTGGATGTAACCGTCAGGGGCGGCACCGATGTCCTCTGGGCCCCCACAGCCGACTACCTCAGGGAGGTGACGCTCCCGGTACTCGAAATGATGGGTTACACTGCAAAACTTGAGTTAATTGAGAGGGGCTACTATCCCGAAGGTGGGGGTGTGGTTCATGCAACCATGGAACCATCCACCCTCAAGCCCCTTGTACTTGAAAGTGCTGAAATTCACCGTATAAGGGGTGTTTCCCACTCCAGGAACCTTCCGATACATGTTGCTGAGAGGCAGGCGGAATCAGCCAGGCGGATACTTGATAGAACAGGTCTTGATGTTGATATACGTGTTGAGGACGCCTCTGGTTCAGTGGGGAGGGGCTCGGGCATAACACTCTGGGCTGAGGGTAACACGAGGCTCGGTGCCACTGCACTGGGAAAACCAGGAAAGAGGGCAGAACTGGTTGGGGCAGAGGCTGCAGAGGAACTTCTGGGTTTCATAGAGTCTGGTAGACCCCTTGACAGGTACATGGGCGATCAGATCATCCCCTACATGGCAATCGCAGGAAATTCAAAGGTGGCCACCTGTGAACTCACACTGCACGCGGAGACCAATATGATGCTTGCAGAAAAGATAACCGGAAGGAAATTCAGGGTTGATGGTGAACGCGGGGGGCCAGCCATAATCGAGGCCCTCTGATGGGTATTCAAAAAATCAGTTTAAAGGTGGCACCTGGAGGGCCACCACTGTCAGAGGTGTATGCACTCACCGGATATTATTTTGCGGAGCGTTCCATCGTCCAGTTCCAGTATGAGGGCACCCTCGCTGTTGATGCCGATGGCCTCACCATGGACGATTTCACCAAGCTGTTTCCTTATTTCAACACGTCTGCCGATTGTCTTTGACATCTTCCTCCATTCTCTTAGAATTTCATCCATTCTGCCCTCCTTGAAGGAATCATAGACCTCCTCA from the Methanothermobacter sp. K4 genome contains:
- a CDS encoding DUF2073 domain-containing protein, producing the protein MDGLKMDFLSSEALEDKSSMEKISMIIDRVKDGDILVLEGSLSPSEEAELIETTMREIDIENFVGIDIYTLEKDEKAFLGLSKRRTVGLTIIGPANVMRTVKRKSNFLSMIAEIGDSGASVH
- a CDS encoding FumA C-terminus/TtdB family hydratase beta subunit, with the translated sequence MEIKLKTPLSDEVTELKAGDIVYITGKIFTARDRAHKRIIERGAPFDIEGSVIFHAGPIIRFEGEPDVSSESIIEPPARLVVVGPTTSGRMNPFQPEVIDMGVRAVIGKGGMDDRTRNALRKKGAVYLAAVGGCAALYGSAVKGIAAVHWLDLGVPEAVWELEVENFGPLIVAMDSDGRSLYETPDDEYDLEVQRILD
- a CDS encoding TIGR03576 family pyridoxal phosphate-dependent enzyme; its protein translation is MMFHDHLNEVKRREHALQIIGERIATEGREGIYDLTGLSGGFPLGREDIGLLETYVGPAVFEERLQIAGREHMGGEMIAAFNRTSSAILASILELAEQGSLVVHYLPELPSHPSIPASTQLAAARYHETDDFTEDIPEDTSLVVVTGSTMDHRVVDESELQHVIERAHSAGVPVLVDDASGARLRTVLFNQKRACDMGADLAVTSTDKLMHGPRGGLLAGRSDLIERIKSRAYRFGLEAQPPLIAAMVRALESFDPSEILNTLERKGYLLEALRDLKVEETPTGIMIKPDSLEKLYDSTYTGDEIGVALSMLLLSDHGIITIPAVGMPGASKTLRFDLASRDAERLEPELLGEAIEDAVDKLSGIIRDRALMEKLIFGS
- a CDS encoding TIGR00288 family NYN domain-containing protein; amino-acid sequence: MRSFEKLTSLKEYIPIKKKEGGEKNIGLLVDGPNMLRKEFSLNLDLVRKIMSEYGNMRVGKVLLNQYASDKLIEAIVNQGFTPIVVAGDTDVYMAVEAMELIYNPNIDIIALMTRDADFLPIINKAKENGKDTIVIGAEPGFSAALQNSADHAIILKPENGRPRKGRIAEETD
- a CDS encoding DUF2070 family protein; protein product: MSSTKNVTDLSKYIMTLPKTEISLLSMIFISFFVGAVGFIIDMVPGISLLHDTLYGGTNGVLVLGFSSIMAGAITQPWVNSLGGRRMKMKQSMFLAFFSMMIFSLIYLGGCLASSIMQSDLILNSIILASAVIFAFRLLVIWGTSNINFTNSTLISSVQPVLIVSMNIVVAFLSLATNIGYFSVIGFLLKILVASAMLILAIYSFVMVVESPMRKNLGVGSLEFLSLFLSHITEDSPELESIFSEIGEPVDTLVGVVAFQRGSDIKALFISPSVHPGPIGTIGGANMPTILSQRFDTFTMVAHGPSTHDFNPVSVRELEKVENAVREALDGMEYHEGASKFRRYTRNSATIGVQFLGDGMLILATMAPNGFDDIEFGVGLSMMNLAGGRCGSKNVVVVDCHNSFQGETGRILAGNPEMFDLLDAVDSIECPPLRHKLRVGCAQRKMDGLSKEDGIGQSGVMAMVVEAEEQRTAYVLLDANNMVMGFRDEILEELLKLDIDEAEVMTTDTHFVNTLSGGHNPLGKHRRDEIIDEIKKAVSEAVEDLEEVKAGCRVVRIRGLHTLGPTNSTELVSTISSIVAVSRVIAPIIFVLALIFVFAWIFYWA
- a CDS encoding Zn-ribbon domain-containing protein — its product is MHQCIKCGEKFRSSEELTDGCPKCGSRYFRYVADRRDPEPVGDPIETIMVRKNGIYEVNLTSLLEDDSIIVSDEEGKYFIDLNFLLKKNLKRRVK
- a CDS encoding DUF6282 family protein; this translates as MFDFSLPEHIKLHGLVDTHIHTAPDVRERSMNDIELASAALREGMEAVVIKSHTEPTSGRAVLVSEVTGMRVIGGVTLNTSVGGLNPDAVHAAAMMGGRFVWLPTVSAGRAEGDLDGVLSAVAEHDMVLGTGHLKPPEIFHVLDLAADYGVGKIIINHPLTGVVGASLEEQREMSRRAYLEHCLVACMPLHDGLDFERIAESVRYVGVERCIMATDFGQGHNPSPIAGMKQFIYLMGEHGFSHSDIMRMCRDNPLELIS
- the rtcA gene encoding RNA 3'-terminal phosphate cyclase, giving the protein MDGSEGEGGGAVVRVSMALAALESRRIRIYNIRARRPRKGLSHQHLTAVRAIAEISNGRLSGDELGSMELEFSPGRVGGGKFEFDIKTAGSTGLVLQAIMIASIASRGELDVTVRGGTDVLWAPTADYLREVTLPVLEMMGYTAKLELIERGYYPEGGGVVHATMEPSTLKPLVLESAEIHRIRGVSHSRNLPIHVAERQAESARRILDRTGLDVDIRVEDASGSVGRGSGITLWAEGNTRLGATALGKPGKRAELVGAEAAEELLGFIESGRPLDRYMGDQIIPYMAIAGNSKVATCELTLHAETNMMLAEKITGRKFRVDGERGGPAIIEAL
- a CDS encoding Era-like GTP-binding protein, with translation MANFFTNFLDKLLGRNKKLKIGLYGHPNSGKTTLANRMCEDWLGKPLGLTSEIPHETRTVYKQERITIERDGAELDFDIIDTPGIATKVDYKNFLEFGLSEQEAKERAKEATKGIIEAIKWLDDVTGVLLVMDSSQDPLTQANITIIGNLEARKIPFLIVANKIDLPESSPERIISVFPQHTVVPISALHGENTEDLYMQMVKKFR
- the rqcH gene encoding ribosome rescue protein RqcH, with protein sequence MKTMSNVDVFAVTRELNEILMGARVDKAYQPLRDTVIIRFHVPGEGRVDVVMQAGVRIHRTEYPPENPKIPPSFPMLLRKHLRGGIVREVRQHSFDRIVEIEIEKEQKYTLVVELFSKGNIILLNQEGEIILPLKRKTWSDRRIASRERYEYPPSRGLHPLRYESSELEEMLKNSDTDLIRTLARNGFGGLYAEEIILRSGLDKNRAASTLNRDEIEKIESAINELFKPLRNLKFNPHIIKNGEGDVLPIELMVYRDRGREYFESFNEAADEFFSSIFREELRKVHEAEWEKEVEKFRKRLRIQRETLQKFQDTIDTSTRKGDLLYAHYSAVEDVLRTIRDAREKYSWKEIRKIIADARSRGMAEAQMIQEIDGMGNMTLLIDGERIRIDPKLGVPENAEVYYEKAKKAKRKIKGVLQAIEKTEKEIERVEKRRDDALRNIMVPQKRVKRKLRWFEKFRWFISSDDFLVIGGRDAGTNEIVVKRHMEPRDIYLHSDIHGAPSVVIKSEGREVPEETIQEAAVFAASFSSAWTRGFTSLDVYWVRPEQVSKTPRSGEFVARGAFIIRGSRNYIRGVPLKVAVGVVDHDGERVMCGPPSAVKKRTDNFVVVKPGYTKKEALAKAIKAKVDPENLFQLEDIVRVLPPGKGDIVTVD
- a CDS encoding DUF5379 domain-containing protein codes for the protein MDTDAKMTALHVPAGIVAAVVSFYLSNGSIAVLGKNQALGTFAGLVILLIVGNIAERLFGKEEVGGFRGWLWSGIVPFLFIWFVVWAILITSTTITP
- a CDS encoding metal-dependent hydrolase, whose protein sequence is MKIQWFGHSAFEITSDDTRILIDPFISNNPVCTTAVEEFDPDIICVTHGHADHLGDAMEIADRSGAVLVANHELSVFFGRQGLESNGMNIGGTVSVDGITIRMVDAKHSSDIDFTEEVTSGGSACGYIIETPEGKVYHAGDTGLFMDMRDVIGAIYRPEIALLPIGDRYTMGPEDASIAVEWIKPERVFPMHYNTFPVIEQDPEIFAEMVGRTSPDTEVVVLEVGGVYED